The sequence GCGCGGAGCGTGGTGAGTTCTACGCGCTGATGCTCTTCGCGTCCGCGGGCATGAGCCTGCTGGCCATGTCCAACGAGCTCATCACCGTCTTCGTCAACGTGGAGGTGCTGTCCATCGCCACCTACGCGCTGACGGCGTACCTGCGCCGCGGCACGCGGCCGAGCGAGGCGGGCTTCAAGTACTTCATCCTCGGCGCCTTCTCCTCCGCGGTGCTGCTGTACGGCGCGGCGCTGCTGTACGGCGCCACCGGCACCACGCAGCTGACGGCCATGGTGGGCCCGCTGAGCTCGGCGCTGCGCAGCCAGCCGGCGCTGGTGTACGCGGGCGTCGTGCTGGTGGGCGCGGGCTTCGCCTTCAAGGTGGCCGCGGTGCCCTTCCACATGTGGACGCCGGACGTCTACGAGGGCGCTCCCACGCCCGTCACCGCGCTGATGAGCGCGGGCGTGAAGGCGGCGGCCTTCGCCTCCCTGGTCCGCGTGTTCATCACCGTGGGCAGGGGCGTCGACCCGCAGATGCTGCTGGCGCTGTTCTCCACCCTGGCCTTCCTCACCATGGTGGCGGGCAACCTGCTGGCCATTCCGCAGCGCAACGTGAAGCGCATGCTGGCGTACTCGTCCATTGCCCACGCCGGATATCTCCTGGTGGGCGTGGCGGCTCTCTTCGTCACCGCGCCGGGCGAGAGCTTCCGCCTGCTGGGCCCCTCCGCGCTGTCGGGCGGCACCGCGCTGGACGTGGCCCGCTCCGAGGCGCTGCGCGGCATCCTCTACTACCTGCTGGCCTATACGTTCAGCGCGGTGGGCGCCTTCGCCATGGTGTCCGCGCTGGAGCGCCGCGAGGACGAGGAGAAGGGCACCGCTTGGGATTTGGAGCGCTTCAGCGGGCTGGCGCAGCGCCGTCCGGGCTGGGCCTTCGCCATGGCGGCCTTCATGCTGTCCCTGGGCGGCATTCCTCCCACCATCGGCTTCATGAGCAAGCTGCTCATCTTCCAGTCGGCGGTGGACGCGGGCCTCATCGGCCTGGCGATTGTGGGTGTGCTCTCCAGCGCGGCGGGCGTCTATTACTACCTGCGCGTGGTGGTCTACATGTTCATGCGGCCGGTGCCCGAGGGCGCGCACACGCTGGAGCGCAACTGGGGCACCGAGGTGGCGCTGGTGGTGTCCACCGCGGCGGTGGTGGTGCTGGGCATCCTCCCGGGCCCCATCACCTCGTGGCTGGCGCACGCCAGCACGCTGTTCGGCCAGTAGGCTCGAGGGGGCCAGTCCCCCGCACGTCCACGCCCGCCCCGGCTTCGTGCCCGGGCGGGCGTCGTCGTTTCAGGGCAGTGGGCCGCGCAGCTCGAAGGTCTCGTGGCGGACTTCGGCGCCGGCCGCGCGCAGCAGCGCGTCCAGGGGCGCGTCGTCCGTCACCACCACGTTGAGGGAGTCCACCGCGTCCCCGACGCGGGCGAAGGCGTCCTCCATCAGCGCCCGCGCGTGGCCGGGAGTCGCCGCGAAGAAGGGGAAGAGGAGGCGGGCGGAGGCGCGCAGGTCCATCAGCCCAGGCGAGCCCTCCCCGCCGCGGCCTGATGCTCCCGAACCAGCGGGCGCCTCCGCGCCACTGCTCGCCACTGCGGAGCCAGGCGCCGCAGAGCCGCTGCTCGCAGCAGCCGCACCGGCATCAGGCTTCTCCAAGCCACGCTCGGGTGGTGGTACTGCGCCGCTGCCCTGCACGTTCGCGCGGCGGTCCGGCGCGTGTGCACCAGGCGCCGCCACCTCCAGTCGCAGCAGCCGGTGCGAGGCCTTCGTCGCGTAGCGCGCCAGCTTGCCCGGCATCAGTCCCCACGCGGCCGTCAGTGCCTCCGCTTCTTCCGCCGACATGGGCACCACGCGCAGCCCCGGCGGCGCGGCGGGCAGTGCCGCCACCTGGGCCCGCGTCAGCTTGAGGTTGGCCGCCTGTCGCGCGGGCCGCAGCCCCACCGAGGCGTAGAGGCGCAGCGCGGGCGTGTTGTCGCGCTTCACGTTCAGCGCCCAGCGCTGGCAGCCCCGCGCCCGCAGGCGCTCCGCCAGCCGCTCCATCATCCACCGCCCCAGCCCCTGCCTCCGCGCGGACGGCGCCACCACCAACTGCCCCACGTACCCCAGCTCGCCCAGGGGCTCCGTCGCCGCGTAGCCCGCCACTCCTTCCGGGCCCTCCGCGATGACGGTGAGAGGCAAGGACTCAACCTCCCATACCGACGCCGGAGGTGGCGGGTCGTCCACCCCCAGCTCGGCGAACAACCTCACGAAGAGCGCGTAGTCCTCCGGCCGCGCGGGCCTCAACACCCACCGAGGCTCCTGCTGTCCCACTTCCACCGTCATAGGTCACCCCTCCACGAGCACGGAAGAGCAACGGCGGGAAACCGGAAAACTTTCTGTACGTAGAAAAGAAGGCGGCCCGATACCCCAAAAGGGTACCGGGCCGCGGGTCTTCTCAAGGTGACTCACCGGAAGTGCTGAAGGGGTGGGGGGGAACCGCCTTCAGCCTCGCTTCGATGTGTCCCGCGCATTCCTTTAGCAGCCCTCGTGCCAGCGCCCCGTTGGAAGCAAAGTCCAATTTTCTCAAGGACTTAGCCCACCACCTGACTTTGCTGCCCCCACGCGATTGCATTTCAGCCCTGAAATCGGGTTGCAGATCTGAAAAGTCCAAGCAATTCCAGCCACTTGTCTTTTTCACCGATGAACCCCGCCCATTTCGGATCTGAATCCATGAGTGCGGAAAAGTTACACCGGTATGCCGGGCCCCTACCCTGTCGCTATTCGCGGCCCAGCTCACTGGGCGGGCGGAGGTTGAGGCGCTTCATCTTCCTCCAGAGGGTGGTGGAAGAGACGCCCAGCTCGTCCGCGACGCGGGCGAGGTCCACGCCGTGCCGCTCCAGGGCCTGCGTAATGGCATGGCGCTCGGCCTCCTCCACCACCTGGGCCAGCGTGGGGCCGGTGCCGGCGGGGCGGCTGGCGCCTCCACTCCCCTGCCCGTCCAGGAAGCTGACGCTGGGGGTGCCATGGGCGGGCGTGAGGCGCTGCTGGCGCAGGGGGAAGTCCTCGGGCAGCAGCTCCTCGCCCTCCGCGAGCGCGGCGGCCTGCTCCACCAGGTTCTCCAGCTCGCGCACGTTGCCGGGGAAGTTGTAGCCCATGAGGTGGGACACGGCGGCGGCGGACAGGCGCTTGGGCTTGGGGCTGCGGGCGTTGGCGCGCTCCAGGAAGTGCTCCGCCAGGGCGGGCACGTCCTCCAGGCGCTCGCGCAGCGGCGGCACGCGCAGGGCCACCACGTTGAGGCGGTAGAAGAGGTCCTGGCGGAAGCGCTTCTCGCGCACCTCCTGCTCGATGTCGCGGTTGGTGGCGGCCACGGTGCGCACGTCCACGCGCAGCGCGGTGGACTCGCCCACGCGGCGCACCTCGCCCTCCTGCAGCGCGCGCAGCAGCTTGGACTGGAAGGTGGGGCTCGTCTCCGTCACCTCGTCGATGAAGAGCGTGCCGCCGTCCGCCTCCTCGAAGAGGCCGCGGCGGGCCTTCACCGCGCCGGTGAAGGCGCCCTTGGCGTGGCCGAACAGCTCGCTCTCCAGCAGCGACTCGCTGATGGCGGCGCAGTTGACGGGAACGAAAGAGCGCACCTTGCGGCGGCTGTGCGCGTGGAGCGCTCGGGCCACCAGCTCCTTGCCGGTGCCGCTCTCGCCCTGGATGAGGACGGTGGCGTCGCTCTGGGCCACGCGCATCAGGCGCGAGGTGAGGTCGCGCATGGCGGGGCTGCGGCCCACCAGCGCGGACAGGCCGTGGCGCTGGTTGAAGTCCGTGGCCAGGTTGTCCACGTCGCGCAGCAGGCGGGCGCGCTCCAGGGCGCGCTCCACGCGGTAGCGCAGCTCGCTCTCCTTGAAGGGCTTGGTGACGTAGTCGTAGGCGCCCAGGCGCATGGCCTCCACCGCGCTCTCGATGGAGCCGAAGGCCGTCATCATGATGACCTGGAGGCGAGGGGCCACCTCCAGCGCGCGCTTGAGCAGCGTGAGCCCGTCCATGGGCTCCATCTTCAAGTCCGTCAGGAGCAGGTCGATGCTGCCACCGGCGAGCTGGGCCAGGGCCTCTTCGCCCGTGGCCGCCTCGAAGACGGTGTAGTGCTCCGCGCGGAGGAGCAGCGCGGTGGTGGCGCGCATGTTGCGCTGGTCGTCCACGACGAGGATGCGTCCACGGAACGGTGGGGTATTCGCGTCAGTCATGGGAAGGAGGGAGGCTGCGACAGCGGCAGCCGGAAGGTGAAGGTGGTACCGCGGCCGGGCGTGCTCTCCACGGCGATTTCTCCCCGGTGCTCCTCGAGGATGCGTTTGACGACGGCCAGCCCCAGTCCGGTGCCCTGGGCCTTGGTGGTGAAGAAGGGTTCGAAGACGCGGTGGAGCAGCTCCGCGGGAATGCCCGGCCCCTGGTCCGCCACGTCGATGCGCAGCTGCTCCCGGCCGGCGTGGGCCTCGCGGCGCGCACGCACCTGCACCATGCCACCCTGCGGCATGGACTGAATCGCATTGACGGCCACATTGACGAGCGCTTGACGGATGAGGCGCCGGTCCATGGGCACTGGAGGCAGCCCCGGCTCCACCTCTGACTGGATGTGAACGGGCCGGTCCACGCCCCCACCCTGCACCCGAGCGGCCTCCAGCGAGTCCTGGAGCACGCGGCCCAAATCCTCGTGCTGGAGCACCGGGTCCCTCGGGCGCGTGTAGTCGAGCAGGTCCCCGACGATGCGGTTGAGCCTGTCGCTCTCCTCGCCGAGGATGTCCAGCAGCATGGCCGCGTCGCCGCCCGGGTCCAGCAGCCGGCGCAGCGAGGCCACCGCGTTGAAGATGACGCCCAGCGGGTTGCGCACCTCGTGGGCGACAATCGCGGACAGCTCGCCCAGCGCCGCCAGCCGCTCGCGCTTCACCATCTCCGCGCGCGTGGCGGCCAGCTCCGCGTAGCTGGCCCACAGGGACTCGTACAGGCGCGCGTTGGCGATGGAGAGCGCCAGTTGGCCGCACGTGGCCTCGGCCAGCTCAATCAGCTCCGGCCCGAAGGTGCGTGAGCGGCGCGTGTCGTCCACCACCACCACGCCGATGAGCTCCTCGCGCGAGGTGAGCGGCAGCGCGAGCAGCGCCTTCTCTCCGAAGCGCTGGACGAGCTGCGAGTCGAAGCCGCCGCCGGAGGCCACCACGTCCTCGACGGCGATGGGCCGGCGCTCGCGGGCCACGCGCGTGGCGAGGCTGTCCCCGTGCAGCGGCAGCACCACCGTGCGGAAGAAGTCGCGGTGGGCCGTGGAGGCGGCGGCGCCGCGCAGCACCTTCGCCCCCTCGTCGTACAGCATGATGTAGCAGTTGGACACGTCCAGCAGGTGGACGAGGAAGTCCGACGCCACGTCGAGGATGCTGGACGTCTCCAGCACGCCGGACGTGGTGCGCGCCAGGTCCAACAGCAGGCGCGTCTCCGCGAGCTGCCGCGAGGACTCCGCGCGCAGCCGGCGCTGCTCCAGCAGCGTCACCAGCAGCTCCGCCAGCGTCCCCAGCAGCCGCACGTCGCGCGTGTCGAAGGAGTGCCCGGCCGCGCGCAACACCTGCAACGTGCCGCACACCTCGCCGCCGCGCGTGAGGCGCGCCACCGCGCCACAGCCGAGCCGCCCGTTGGACAGCTCCGCCAGTGCCGCGCCATGCGCTTCCGTGGACAGGCCCCCGTCTCCGGGGACTTCCGTCAGCACGCCGGTGAGCCGCGCCGCGTGCTCGCTGTCGCGAACCAAATCCGCCAGCCCCACGTGCGTGGCCAGCGCCAGCGCTCCGCCCTGAGGGGGCGTCAGGTGCAGCGCCGCGGAGCCCGCCTGGAGCAACTCCGAGACGCGTGCCAGGAAGTCCTCCAGCGAGGGCGGGACGGGCTGCGCGACGAAGCGCGCCACCTGCGCCACGGCCTCCACCTCCCAGCGGCTGCGCGCGCCGTCCGCCTGCACGCGCGCGTCCGTCAGCGCAGCGCCCACCACCTTCGCGAAGAGCGTCAGCACCGAGCCATGGCGCGGCGCCACCCACGCCCCCTCCACCCACAGCACCTCGCCCTGCGGGCCACCCGCGGGGATGTAGACGTGCGAGGGCGCCGCCCGGTCCACGCCGCCGAAGACGGGGCGCCCGTCGGACAGCGCCTCCAGGCCCAGGCGCACGTCCTCGGGCAGGGGCTCGCCGTCGAGGGCCACCAGCCGCTCGCCGTCCCAGCGCAAGAGCCGCACGCGGAAGCCCGCCTCGCGCAGCCCCTTCACCGCCACGCGGCGCACCGCGTCCTCGGAGTGCGCGGACACCAGCCCCGCGGACGTCTCCACCAGGCGCTCGGCGACCGTCAGCTCCGGGGGCCTGTCCTTCACCGGCAGGCAGTTGAGCAGCAGCGCGCCGCCGCCGTCCTCCAACTGCACGCGCGAGGGGTAGAGGGCCACCTCGCGGACGACGCCGTCAGAGCAGGGCACCTGATAGATGTTCGTCCGCGGCTCCAGCGAGGTGCCGCCGGACTCCAGCAGGTGGTAGCGCTCGGACAGGCGGCTGCGCTCCTCCGGCTGGACGAAGTCCATGACGGAGCGGCCCTCCACCTGCTCGCGGGGAAGCCCCAGGAGCGCGAGGTAGGCCGCATTCACGGCGGACACGCGCCCGTCGACCACCACCACCATGGGGTTGCCGAAGGGCTCGATGAGGGCGCGCAGGTCGGCCTCGCTGTAACGCTTCGTGCTCATCCGCGACGCAGCACCCGCTTCTCGCCCACCCTGAGTGTCACCTTCTCCCTGTCGAAGTACTCCGACAGCGGGATGACGAACTTGCGGCTCTGACCCACCATTTCCTTGAAGGCCTGGGTGGTAATTTCCTTCTTCTCGCGCAGGTGGGCAACCAGGCGCTCCCGCAGGCTGGCGAGCGCCCCCGCGTCGAAGCACAGCTCGTCGCTGACCCGCACCGCCACGCCCTCGGCCACCATCACCTTCAACAGCTCCTGGAGCCGCGGCGGGGCCAGCTGGAGCTTCTGCGCCAGCTCATTCAGGGTGGGAGGCGCCAGCCCCGCAGCGGACAGCTCCGCCGCCAGCTTCGTCCGGGCCGCCTCGTCCCCCAGGGACAGCGTGCGGCCCCGCCCCTTGAGGCGCACCACCTCCTTGTCCAGCTCCACCCTCCCCGCGTCCACCAGCGCCTGCGTCACGCGCTGGAAGGTGCGCGAGTCCAACTCGGCGGACAGGCGCTGGCGCAGCTCCTCGCGCGGCAGGCCCTCGCGCAGGGGCTCTCGCTCGTGGAAGGCGGCCAGCAGGGCGAGCGCTCGCCCCTGCAGTCCCTCGAAGACCTCGCCGGAGAGGTAGAGCCGCCGCTCGCGGTCCACCAGCAGCGCCCCGCCCTTCGCGCCCAGCAGCTCCAGCGAGCGCCCCAGCACCCGGGGCCCCAGCCCCGAGCGGCCGAACAGCTCCTGCTGCGTCAGCCCCCGGTAGCCGGCCTGGCGCAGCAGCCACGCCACCTGCCCCTGCGGGTCCGCCTCCAGCAGCGGCGCCACCACCTCCGAGCCCCCCTTGCGGCGCCGGGGCGGAGCAATGGACAGGATGCGTCCGCCCGCCACCGTGGCGCCCCGGCCCGGCAGCGCGCGCGAGCCCCGGAGGATGAAGCGCTGGCCCACCAGCGCGCCCACGGGCGCGTCCAGGCGCAGCTGCGCGAGCGCCGTCTCACCGGGCTCCAGCCGCTCCACGTCCAGCAGCGCCACCGTGGCCTCCACCTGCGCGGTGCCCAGGTGCAGAAGCAGCTTCCGGCGGCGCGGCAGCGGGCCCTCCGCCGCGGGCAGCAGCGACAATTCCACGTCCAGCATGCGCGTCTCGGGCAGCTCTCCCGCGCGCACCAGCACCATGCCCCGGTGCAGCGCCTCCGGCTCCACGCCCGCGACATTCACCGCCGCGCGCTGGCCCGCCTCCACCTTCGGCACCGCGTCCCCGTGCACCTGTACGCCGCGCACGCGCAGCGGGCCGGGCAGCCCGGGCAACAGCGACACCGCGTCCTCCACCGCCACCGCGCCGGACAGCAGCGTGCCCGTCACCACCGTGCCGAAGCCCTTGATTGTGAAGACGCGGTCCACCGGCAGGAAGGCGGGGCCCTCGGCCGGGCGCTTCGGCAGCGCACAGGCGGCGGCGGTGAGCGCGGACTTCAGCGCGTCCAGGCCCTCGCCCGTCCTGGACGAGCAGGGCACCACCGGCGCGCCCTCGAGGAAGGTGCCCGCGGTGAGCGCGCCCAGGTCCGCCTCCACCAGCGCGCGCCACTCCGCGCCCAGCTCGGCCAGCAGGTCCGACTTGGTGAGGGCGATGACGCCGGCCCGGACGCCCAGGAGGCGGCAGATGTCCAGGTGCTCGCGCGTCTGGGGCATGACACCCTCGTCCGCAGCCACCACCAGCACCGCCAGGTCCACGCCGCCGGCGCCGGCGGCCATGGCCTTCACGAAGCGCTCGTGGCCGGGCACGTCCACCACGCCGGCCACCGTGCCGTCATCCAGCGTGAGGTGCGCGAAGCCCAGCTCCAGCGTGATTCCGCGGCGCTTCTCTTCCTTGAGGCGGTCG comes from Pyxidicoccus parkwaysis and encodes:
- a CDS encoding sigma-54-dependent transcriptional regulator — its product is MTDANTPPFRGRILVVDDQRNMRATTALLLRAEHYTVFEAATGEEALAQLAGGSIDLLLTDLKMEPMDGLTLLKRALEVAPRLQVIMMTAFGSIESAVEAMRLGAYDYVTKPFKESELRYRVERALERARLLRDVDNLATDFNQRHGLSALVGRSPAMRDLTSRLMRVAQSDATVLIQGESGTGKELVARALHAHSRRKVRSFVPVNCAAISESLLESELFGHAKGAFTGAVKARRGLFEEADGGTLFIDEVTETSPTFQSKLLRALQEGEVRRVGESTALRVDVRTVAATNRDIEQEVREKRFRQDLFYRLNVVALRVPPLRERLEDVPALAEHFLERANARSPKPKRLSAAAVSHLMGYNFPGNVRELENLVEQAAALAEGEELLPEDFPLRQQRLTPAHGTPSVSFLDGQGSGGASRPAGTGPTLAQVVEEAERHAITQALERHGVDLARVADELGVSSTTLWRKMKRLNLRPPSELGRE
- the selB gene encoding selenocysteine-specific translation elongation factor — its product is MIVGTAGHIDHGKTSLVKALTGIDTDRLKEEKRRGITLELGFAHLTLDDGTVAGVVDVPGHERFVKAMAAGAGGVDLAVLVVAADEGVMPQTREHLDICRLLGVRAGVIALTKSDLLAELGAEWRALVEADLGALTAGTFLEGAPVVPCSSRTGEGLDALKSALTAAACALPKRPAEGPAFLPVDRVFTIKGFGTVVTGTLLSGAVAVEDAVSLLPGLPGPLRVRGVQVHGDAVPKVEAGQRAAVNVAGVEPEALHRGMVLVRAGELPETRMLDVELSLLPAAEGPLPRRRKLLLHLGTAQVEATVALLDVERLEPGETALAQLRLDAPVGALVGQRFILRGSRALPGRGATVAGGRILSIAPPRRRKGGSEVVAPLLEADPQGQVAWLLRQAGYRGLTQQELFGRSGLGPRVLGRSLELLGAKGGALLVDRERRLYLSGEVFEGLQGRALALLAAFHEREPLREGLPREELRQRLSAELDSRTFQRVTQALVDAGRVELDKEVVRLKGRGRTLSLGDEAARTKLAAELSAAGLAPPTLNELAQKLQLAPPRLQELLKVMVAEGVAVRVSDELCFDAGALASLRERLVAHLREKKEITTQAFKEMVGQSRKFVIPLSEYFDREKVTLRVGEKRVLRRG
- a CDS encoding NADH-quinone oxidoreductase subunit N; translation: MNLPNLVLADFLPLLPAIIMVVGASILLLSEVFLSATSSRAYQAVLTVVTAVAAGAVAVSLMFEPPQEVMLGFGVLDPFSSFLTFVVCVGLALAALSAVGFLRRRGAERGEFYALMLFASAGMSLLAMSNELITVFVNVEVLSIATYALTAYLRRGTRPSEAGFKYFILGAFSSAVLLYGAALLYGATGTTQLTAMVGPLSSALRSQPALVYAGVVLVGAGFAFKVAAVPFHMWTPDVYEGAPTPVTALMSAGVKAAAFASLVRVFITVGRGVDPQMLLALFSTLAFLTMVAGNLLAIPQRNVKRMLAYSSIAHAGYLLVGVAALFVTAPGESFRLLGPSALSGGTALDVARSEALRGILYYLLAYTFSAVGAFAMVSALERREDEEKGTAWDLERFSGLAQRRPGWAFAMAAFMLSLGGIPPTIGFMSKLLIFQSAVDAGLIGLAIVGVLSSAAGVYYYLRVVVYMFMRPVPEGAHTLERNWGTEVALVVSTAAVVVLGILPGPITSWLAHASTLFGQ
- a CDS encoding GNAT family N-acetyltransferase yields the protein MTVEVGQQEPRWVLRPARPEDYALFVRLFAELGVDDPPPPASVWEVESLPLTVIAEGPEGVAGYAATEPLGELGYVGQLVVAPSARRQGLGRWMMERLAERLRARGCQRWALNVKRDNTPALRLYASVGLRPARQAANLKLTRAQVAALPAAPPGLRVVPMSAEEAEALTAAWGLMPGKLARYATKASHRLLRLEVAAPGAHAPDRRANVQGSGAVPPPERGLEKPDAGAAAASSGSAAPGSAVASSGAEAPAGSGASGRGGEGSPGLMDLRASARLLFPFFAATPGHARALMEDAFARVGDAVDSLNVVVTDDAPLDALLRAAGAEVRHETFELRGPLP
- a CDS encoding ATP-binding protein — translated: MSTKRYSEADLRALIEPFGNPMVVVVDGRVSAVNAAYLALLGLPREQVEGRSVMDFVQPEERSRLSERYHLLESGGTSLEPRTNIYQVPCSDGVVREVALYPSRVQLEDGGGALLLNCLPVKDRPPELTVAERLVETSAGLVSAHSEDAVRRVAVKGLREAGFRVRLLRWDGERLVALDGEPLPEDVRLGLEALSDGRPVFGGVDRAAPSHVYIPAGGPQGEVLWVEGAWVAPRHGSVLTLFAKVVGAALTDARVQADGARSRWEVEAVAQVARFVAQPVPPSLEDFLARVSELLQAGSAALHLTPPQGGALALATHVGLADLVRDSEHAARLTGVLTEVPGDGGLSTEAHGAALAELSNGRLGCGAVARLTRGGEVCGTLQVLRAAGHSFDTRDVRLLGTLAELLVTLLEQRRLRAESSRQLAETRLLLDLARTTSGVLETSSILDVASDFLVHLLDVSNCYIMLYDEGAKVLRGAAASTAHRDFFRTVVLPLHGDSLATRVARERRPIAVEDVVASGGGFDSQLVQRFGEKALLALPLTSREELIGVVVVDDTRRSRTFGPELIELAEATCGQLALSIANARLYESLWASYAELAATRAEMVKRERLAALGELSAIVAHEVRNPLGVIFNAVASLRRLLDPGGDAAMLLDILGEESDRLNRIVGDLLDYTRPRDPVLQHEDLGRVLQDSLEAARVQGGGVDRPVHIQSEVEPGLPPVPMDRRLIRQALVNVAVNAIQSMPQGGMVQVRARREAHAGREQLRIDVADQGPGIPAELLHRVFEPFFTTKAQGTGLGLAVVKRILEEHRGEIAVESTPGRGTTFTFRLPLSQPPSFP